From the Dysgonomonadaceae bacterium PH5-43 genome, one window contains:
- a CDS encoding thiol-disulfide isomerase/thioredoxin (product_source=COG0526; cath_funfam=3.40.30.10; cleavage_site_network=SignalP-noTM; cog=COG0526; pfam=PF13905; superfamily=52833), giving the protein MNKIYLSLLILCLFGSACIKTDKTALEENPYHFVNMNIEGIKFDSLKVILAIPGSYKYYKGETKDSVNWRFQIPDSIFSEYFIFSCRGYQSDMMEEYPYGAGIIFNYDTLRFGGIFVSNEKEIPINLLYKGVDKTLLNSEKELLVDLILKDGTDADVPLSLLFYEKYFEWNEGFSYEEIIDNYKQLISEYPNSYALAKVVKMMIDYPRPEDGEKLYNLFSDKVKQSDVGEYLRNYIEKKSSFMSFKDVQLPNWKTGEMENIMVDTSKPCLVVFSASWCGPCREKIPRLKELYAKLHDKMDMVYLSIDKEDNVDAWRKTMIDNEIPWRSLLAYSTPGIAPYIPYYYLVYPNGEYEVIDDITDGELEKKL; this is encoded by the coding sequence ATGAACAAAATTTATTTATCATTACTAATCCTTTGCCTGTTTGGGAGTGCTTGTATAAAAACAGATAAAACAGCTTTGGAAGAAAATCCATATCATTTTGTAAATATGAATATTGAAGGGATAAAATTTGACTCCCTCAAAGTGATATTGGCAATACCAGGATCATATAAATATTATAAAGGAGAAACAAAAGATTCTGTCAATTGGAGATTTCAAATACCAGATTCTATATTTTCTGAATATTTTATATTTTCATGCAGAGGATACCAATCGGATATGATGGAAGAGTATCCTTATGGTGCAGGTATTATATTTAATTATGACACATTGAGGTTTGGTGGTATTTTTGTGAGTAATGAAAAGGAAATTCCAATCAATCTTTTATACAAAGGGGTGGATAAGACATTGCTGAATAGTGAAAAGGAGTTGTTAGTTGATTTGATTTTAAAAGATGGAACAGATGCAGATGTTCCTTTGTCGCTCCTTTTTTATGAGAAATATTTTGAATGGAATGAAGGTTTCAGTTACGAAGAGATTATAGACAATTACAAACAACTCATATCTGAATATCCCAATTCTTATGCTTTAGCTAAGGTTGTGAAAATGATGATTGATTATCCAAGACCAGAAGATGGTGAAAAACTGTATAATCTGTTTTCGGATAAAGTAAAACAAAGTGATGTGGGAGAGTATCTCAGAAATTACATTGAAAAGAAGAGTTCGTTTATGTCATTCAAAGACGTTCAGTTGCCCAATTGGAAAACTGGTGAGATGGAGAATATAATGGTAGATACATCAAAGCCTTGTTTGGTGGTATTTTCTGCATCTTGGTGTGGTCCTTGTCGTGAGAAAATTCCGAGATTGAAAGAATTATATGCAAAATTGCATGATAAAATGGATATGGTGTATCTTTCCATTGATAAAGAAGATAACGTAGATGCTTGGAGAAAGACAATGATTGACAACGAAATACCTTGGCGTAGTTTGTTAGCATATTCGACACCTG
- a CDS encoding hypothetical protein (product_source=Hypo-rule applied) encodes MNHRILFFIICSVFIFSSCGDDETGKPIFDDDNRKPIVIPAVDFVELPGTWIGGNTKENAPLEVFQFKENGEAFFTGAVGLWDCKSDSLLVLINNEDVSWGDVFIVTKLNSSVLEFKKDYIDAPTFRFEKKNGYSPIPEKIDDTKTLIGNYTGVITNSYNLYNSKSISENAVSGTKFNVQLCADGSVFWDNHKELKWVHHYNSLFLIDLNTITDKYIIASHSSDGIILSKYTYKDWGILYTETLLKHN; translated from the coding sequence ATGAACCATAGAATACTCTTTTTTATTATTTGTTCGGTTTTTATCTTCTCCTCTTGTGGCGATGATGAAACAGGAAAACCAATTTTTGATGACGACAACAGAAAACCAATAGTTATTCCTGCTGTCGATTTTGTTGAACTACCTGGTACTTGGATTGGTGGAAATACCAAAGAGAATGCTCCTCTGGAAGTTTTCCAATTCAAAGAAAACGGAGAGGCATTTTTTACAGGAGCTGTAGGTTTGTGGGATTGTAAGTCTGATTCGTTATTGGTACTAATCAACAATGAAGATGTCTCCTGGGGTGATGTTTTCATAGTTACAAAACTCAATTCTTCTGTGTTGGAGTTCAAAAAAGATTATATCGATGCTCCAACATTTCGTTTTGAGAAGAAGAATGGATATTCTCCTATTCCTGAAAAGATTGATGATACAAAAACTTTAATTGGCAACTATACAGGAGTAATTACTAACAGTTATAACTTATACAACTCGAAGAGCATTTCGGAGAATGCTGTATCTGGCACTAAGTTTAATGTACAGCTTTGTGCCGATGGCTCTGTATTTTGGGATAACCACAAAGAATTGAAATGGGTACACCATTACAACTCTTTGTTTTTAATCGACCTCAACACTATTACAGATAAATATATAATTGCAAGCCACTCTTCTGATGGTATTATTTTAAGCAAATACACCTATAAAGATTGGGGCATACTATATACCGAAACATTGCTAAAACACAATTAA
- a CDS encoding excinuclease ABC subunit A (product_source=KO:K03701; cath_funfam=3.30.1490.20,3.40.50.300; cog=COG0178; ko=KO:K03701; pfam=PF17755,PF17760; smart=SM00382; superfamily=52540; tigrfam=TIGR00630) codes for MKEHIEEYGRIDVLGARVHNLKNVDVSIPRNKLTVITGLSGSGKSSLAFDTIFAEGQRRYIETFSAYARSFLGNMERPDVDKITGLSPVISIEQKTTNRNPRSTVGTTTEIYDFLRLLYARAGEAYSYETGEKMVKYTEDQVIDLIMNQYAGKKVYLLAPLVRNRKGHYKELFEQLRKKGFLNVRIDGELCELVPAMKLDRYKNHSIEVVVDKLLITPKDETRIKQSVAMAMRQGDGLVMILDLESDNLKYYSRRLMCPTSGLAYSDPAPHNFSFNSPQGACPKCKGIGTVNIIDINKIIPDSSLSIYQGGIAPLGKYRNIVIFWQIEAILEKYDVNIKTPLKDVPEEAIEEIMNGTDERLQVKNESLGNSNYFLSFDGVYKYIYMQQESDSSATAQKWADQFIRTSVCPECNGQRLNKEALHYIIDGKNIADIAAMDIQELMQWLRNVEDTLSKQQKQIATEILKEIRSRTQFLINVGLEYLSLNRASASLSGGESQRIRLATQVGSLLVNVLYILDEPSIGLHQRDNIKLIDSLKQLRDSGNSVIVVEHDKDMMLNSDYIIDMGPFAGRKGGEVMFEGTPEELLNADTLTSAYIKGDKTIAIPKERRKGNGEFITIKGATGNNLKNVTVKFPIGQFICVTGVSGSGKSTLINETLQPILSQNLYRSLKDPLPYKSVDGIDNIDKVVNVDQSPIGRTPRSNPATYTGIFSDIRKLFVELPESKIRGYKPGRFSFNVKGGRCETCGGNGYKSVEMNFLPDVYVPCEDCNGKRYNRETLEVRFKGKSIADVLDMTINMAVEFFENVPHIYHKVKVLQDVGLGYIKLGQSSTTLSGGESQRVKLATELSKKDTGQTLYILDEPTTGLHFEDIKVLLDVINKLVDKGNTMIIIEHNMDVIKCADYIIEIGPEGGRGGGEVLYTGTPEGLIKLNKGYTAAFLKNEFTA; via the coding sequence GTGAAAGAACATATAGAAGAATATGGCAGAATTGACGTATTGGGTGCAAGAGTACACAATCTTAAGAACGTAGATGTTAGTATCCCAAGAAATAAACTTACTGTAATTACCGGACTAAGCGGTAGCGGTAAGTCGTCGTTGGCTTTCGATACTATTTTTGCGGAAGGACAAAGAAGATATATAGAAACATTTTCGGCTTATGCTCGTTCTTTCTTGGGAAATATGGAACGTCCTGATGTTGATAAAATAACAGGTCTTAGTCCGGTTATCTCAATAGAGCAGAAAACAACAAATCGTAATCCTCGTTCAACAGTAGGCACAACAACCGAAATTTATGACTTTCTTCGTTTGTTGTATGCAAGAGCTGGTGAAGCTTACTCTTACGAGACCGGAGAGAAAATGGTTAAGTACACCGAAGATCAAGTGATAGACCTTATAATGAATCAGTATGCAGGAAAAAAGGTTTATCTATTAGCTCCTCTGGTGCGTAATCGTAAAGGTCATTACAAAGAACTATTTGAACAATTAAGAAAGAAAGGTTTTCTAAATGTAAGAATAGATGGAGAGCTTTGCGAACTTGTGCCTGCTATGAAACTCGATAGATATAAAAACCATTCTATAGAGGTGGTTGTAGACAAACTATTGATAACACCTAAAGACGAAACTCGTATAAAACAAAGTGTAGCAATGGCTATGCGTCAGGGCGATGGACTTGTGATGATACTTGATTTAGAATCTGATAATCTTAAGTATTATAGCAGAAGGCTAATGTGTCCGACATCGGGTTTGGCTTACAGCGACCCTGCTCCTCATAACTTTTCTTTTAACTCACCACAAGGAGCTTGTCCTAAATGTAAAGGGATAGGCACTGTAAATATTATTGATATAAATAAAATAATACCCGATTCTTCATTAAGCATATATCAAGGAGGGATAGCTCCATTGGGTAAATATCGTAATATTGTAATCTTTTGGCAAATAGAAGCAATACTCGAAAAGTATGATGTAAATATTAAAACTCCTCTTAAAGATGTTCCTGAAGAAGCTATAGAAGAAATTATGAATGGAACTGATGAGCGACTTCAAGTTAAAAACGAATCATTGGGTAACTCAAACTATTTCCTTTCGTTCGATGGAGTTTATAAATATATCTATATGCAACAAGAGTCTGATAGTTCGGCTACGGCACAGAAGTGGGCAGACCAATTTATACGAACTTCAGTTTGTCCTGAATGTAACGGACAACGATTAAATAAAGAGGCTCTACACTATATTATAGATGGAAAAAACATAGCCGATATAGCAGCTATGGATATTCAAGAGCTTATGCAATGGCTTCGCAATGTAGAAGATACTTTATCGAAACAACAGAAACAAATAGCAACAGAAATACTAAAAGAGATACGAAGTAGAACCCAATTCTTAATAAACGTAGGATTAGAATATTTATCTCTAAACAGAGCATCGGCTTCGTTGTCGGGAGGAGAAAGTCAGCGTATACGTTTGGCTACACAAGTAGGCTCGCTCTTAGTAAATGTTCTTTATATATTAGACGAGCCAAGTATTGGGCTTCATCAACGAGATAATATAAAACTAATAGATTCTCTTAAGCAACTAAGAGACTCAGGCAACTCTGTGATAGTAGTTGAGCACGATAAAGATATGATGCTCAACTCCGATTATATTATAGATATGGGTCCGTTTGCAGGGCGTAAAGGAGGCGAAGTAATGTTTGAGGGAACACCCGAAGAGTTGCTCAATGCCGATACCTTAACATCTGCATATATTAAAGGAGATAAAACTATTGCTATACCTAAAGAAAGAAGAAAAGGTAATGGCGAATTTATAACTATAAAAGGAGCTACTGGTAACAATCTTAAAAATGTAACAGTAAAGTTCCCTATCGGACAGTTTATTTGCGTAACAGGAGTATCGGGTAGCGGTAAGTCTACTTTAATAAACGAAACTCTTCAACCTATACTTAGTCAAAACTTATATCGTTCGCTAAAAGATCCTCTACCTTATAAGTCGGTCGATGGTATAGACAATATCGATAAAGTTGTGAATGTAGACCAATCGCCTATCGGACGAACTCCTCGTTCTAATCCGGCTACTTACACCGGTATCTTTTCCGATATAAGAAAACTGTTTGTAGAACTTCCCGAATCTAAGATTAGAGGTTACAAGCCTGGTCGTTTCTCTTTTAATGTAAAAGGAGGACGATGTGAAACCTGCGGAGGTAATGGATATAAATCGGTAGAAATGAATTTCTTGCCTGATGTTTATGTGCCTTGCGAAGATTGTAACGGTAAAAGGTATAATAGAGAAACTCTGGAAGTTCGCTTTAAGGGTAAATCGATAGCCGATGTGTTGGATATGACGATTAATATGGCAGTAGAGTTTTTCGAGAACGTACCTCATATATATCATAAAGTAAAAGTGCTTCAAGATGTTGGCTTGGGATATATTAAGTTAGGACAGTCGTCAACTACTTTATCGGGAGGTGAAAGCCAGCGGGTTAAACTTGCTACCGAACTGTCTAAAAAAGACACCGGACAAACTCTTTATATACTTGATGAACCAACTACAGGACTTCACTTCGAAGACATAAAAGTTTTGCTTGATGTGATAAATAAACTTGTAGACAAAGGCAATACAATGATTATTATTGAGCACAATATGGACGTGATAAAGTGTGCCGATTATATAATCGAGATAGGACCAGAAGGCGGTAGAGGAGGCGGAGAAGTATTGTACACTGGTACTCCCGAAGGTTTAATAAAACTAAATAAAGGATATACAGCAGCCTTTCTTAAAAACGAATTTACAGCTTAA
- a CDS encoding GT2 family glycosyltransferase (product_source=COG1216; cath_funfam=3.90.550.10; cog=COG1216; pfam=PF00535; superfamily=53448), which translates to MKRIAVVILNWNGVELLEQFLPSIYKHTNLDEVDVIVADNGSTDNSVAFVNQHFPWVITNSLEQNFGFAEGYNKALANLDYEYVVLLNSDVEVDENWLSSAIEYLDNNKEYAALQPKILSYYYNPYFEYAGACGGFIDKYGYPFCRGRILNTVEHDYGQYFEPMDIFWASGACLFIRLKDFREVGGFDANFFAHQEEIDLCWRLNTKGKKIVCYPSSVVYHVGGATLHKDNPNKTYLNFRNNLLMLHKNLPAEVYTKTMNMRWFLDYLSAMHFVLKGQFSNALSVWKARRDFNKLKHQYNTVREQSKDMPNTVYTKSIIWQYYINKNKKYSQLK; encoded by the coding sequence ATGAAAAGAATAGCTGTTGTAATATTAAATTGGAATGGAGTTGAACTTCTTGAACAATTTTTACCATCTATATATAAACATACTAATTTAGACGAAGTAGACGTTATAGTGGCAGATAATGGTTCGACCGATAACTCTGTTGCTTTCGTAAACCAGCACTTCCCTTGGGTTATAACTAATAGTTTAGAACAGAACTTTGGCTTTGCTGAAGGCTATAATAAAGCTCTTGCAAACCTCGATTACGAATACGTTGTTTTGTTAAACTCTGATGTTGAAGTAGATGAAAATTGGCTTAGTTCGGCTATCGAGTATTTAGATAATAATAAGGAATATGCTGCTCTTCAACCTAAAATTTTATCGTATTATTATAATCCATATTTTGAATACGCAGGAGCTTGTGGTGGCTTTATTGATAAGTATGGCTACCCTTTTTGTAGAGGTAGAATATTAAATACGGTAGAGCACGATTACGGACAATATTTCGAGCCTATGGATATATTTTGGGCAAGTGGAGCTTGCTTGTTTATCCGATTAAAAGACTTTAGAGAGGTAGGTGGCTTTGATGCTAATTTTTTTGCTCATCAAGAAGAAATAGATCTTTGTTGGAGATTAAATACAAAAGGCAAAAAGATAGTCTGTTATCCTTCATCGGTTGTTTATCACGTAGGAGGAGCTACTCTGCATAAAGACAATCCAAATAAAACATACCTCAACTTTAGAAACAACTTATTGATGTTGCATAAAAACTTACCTGCAGAAGTTTATACAAAAACAATGAATATGCGTTGGTTTTTAGATTATTTGTCGGCTATGCATTTTGTACTAAAAGGGCAATTCTCAAATGCTTTATCGGTATGGAAGGCTCGTCGAGACTTTAATAAACTGAAACATCAATACAATACTGTAAGAGAACAAAGTAAAGATATGCCCAATACTGTTTACACAAAGAGTATTATTTGGCAATATTATATTAATAAAAATAAGAAATACAGCCAACTTAAGTGA
- a CDS encoding threonylcarbamoyladenosine tRNA methylthiotransferase MtaB (product_source=KO:K18707; cath_funfam=3.80.30.20; cog=COG0621; ko=KO:K18707; pfam=PF00919,PF04055; smart=SM00729; superfamily=102114; tigrfam=TIGR01579) translates to MIDNTIFQNKKAAYYTLGCKLNFAETSTLGKYLSEQGIRKVTVNEKADICIVNTCSVTELADKKCRQAIRRIKKQHPDSFMIVTGCYAQLKPEEVGNIEGVDLVLGADQKMNVVDHLLNIYNREESNRVAVSPIKEVKEFVPSCSQDDRTRHFLKVQDGCDYYCSYCTIPFARGRSRNGKIIDLVKMAEQAGREGGKEIVLTGVNIGDFGKTTGETFFDLVKALDEVETVDRFRISSIEPNLLTDEIIAFVAKSKRFAPHFHIPLQSGSDEVLKLMKRKYDTSLFRSKIEKIKQYMPDAFIGIDVIVGVRGETNELFEEARCFLDALPFSQLHVFTYSERPGTMALKIEHTVSPKEKQERSKVLLEMSDKKTKEFYLSQTNTNHKVLFEHTRKGDKMYGFTENYIKVETNYDTQIINTLINVNLQTYNSNESTFVAKIID, encoded by the coding sequence ATGATAGACAATACAATTTTTCAAAATAAGAAAGCGGCTTACTATACTTTGGGTTGTAAGCTTAACTTTGCAGAGACATCAACTTTGGGTAAATACCTTTCGGAGCAGGGTATACGCAAGGTTACAGTAAATGAAAAGGCAGATATATGCATAGTGAATACTTGTTCGGTAACCGAGCTTGCTGATAAAAAATGTAGGCAAGCAATAAGACGTATAAAAAAGCAACACCCCGATTCTTTTATGATTGTAACGGGTTGCTATGCCCAGCTTAAACCTGAAGAAGTTGGTAATATAGAGGGTGTTGACCTTGTGCTTGGTGCCGACCAAAAAATGAATGTGGTAGACCATTTGCTAAATATCTACAATAGAGAAGAAAGCAATCGTGTGGCTGTATCGCCAATAAAAGAGGTGAAAGAGTTTGTACCTTCGTGTTCGCAAGACGATCGTACTCGTCATTTCTTAAAAGTGCAAGACGGCTGCGATTATTACTGTTCGTATTGCACTATACCTTTTGCAAGAGGTAGAAGTAGGAATGGTAAGATAATCGATTTGGTTAAAATGGCAGAACAGGCAGGAAGAGAAGGGGGTAAAGAGATTGTTCTTACAGGTGTTAATATTGGTGATTTCGGAAAAACAACTGGCGAAACATTCTTTGATTTGGTTAAAGCATTAGATGAAGTGGAAACAGTAGATCGTTTTCGTATCTCATCTATTGAGCCAAACCTTCTTACCGACGAGATAATTGCTTTTGTTGCTAAGTCGAAAAGGTTTGCTCCTCATTTTCATATTCCATTACAATCGGGATCTGACGAGGTGCTTAAGTTGATGAAGAGAAAATATGATACGTCTCTTTTTCGATCTAAGATAGAAAAGATAAAGCAATATATGCCAGATGCCTTTATAGGAATAGACGTGATAGTAGGGGTGAGAGGCGAAACTAATGAACTTTTTGAAGAGGCTCGTTGTTTTTTAGACGCTCTTCCGTTTTCGCAATTGCACGTATTTACATATTCGGAACGACCTGGAACGATGGCATTGAAGATAGAGCACACTGTGTCTCCGAAAGAAAAACAAGAGAGAAGTAAAGTTTTACTTGAAATGTCGGATAAGAAAACAAAAGAGTTTTATTTGTCGCAAACAAATACAAATCATAAAGTTTTATTCGAGCATACTCGTAAAGGTGATAAAATGTATGGGTTTACAGAGAATTACATCAAGGTTGAGACCAACTATGATACTCAAATAATAAACACCCTTATAAATGTAAATTTACAAACGTACAATTCTAACGAATCGACTTTTGTAGCTAAAATTATTGATTAA
- a CDS encoding hypothetical protein (product_source=Hypo-rule applied; cleavage_site_network=SignalP-noTM) translates to MKKFLGLIFIFTVAFAITPLTAQDKKEKSDVVIIIENTEEAPELSIVDNKLQVKNAPIGAKIEILTIVGSKVKELEIKTKNESFELNLPRAIYIFKLNETVRKFVIR, encoded by the coding sequence ATGAAGAAGTTTCTTGGTTTAATATTTATTTTCACTGTCGCATTTGCGATTACTCCTCTTACCGCTCAAGATAAGAAGGAGAAGAGCGATGTGGTAATAATTATAGAAAATACAGAAGAAGCTCCCGAACTTAGTATTGTCGACAATAAACTACAAGTTAAGAATGCTCCTATAGGAGCGAAAATAGAAATCCTAACTATTGTTGGCAGTAAGGTAAAAGAATTAGAAATCAAAACTAAAAACGAGTCATTCGAACTCAATCTTCCACGTGCTATCTACATTTTCAAACTAAACGAAACTGTTCGTAAGTTCGTCATTCGTTGA
- a CDS encoding hypothetical protein (product_source=Hypo-rule applied; cath_funfam=3.40.390.30; superfamily=51735), with amino-acid sequence MLLVSENKVYICNMQHLVATHIEEASSFILCLGNRQLTNVARINITFLFDDCTFCATYQAWAVVYLLQGVWRYL; translated from the coding sequence ATGTTATTAGTTTCTGAAAATAAAGTGTACATTTGCAATATGCAACATTTGGTTGCTACACATATTGAAGAAGCGTCAAGTTTTATTCTTTGTTTAGGAAATCGCCAATTGACTAATGTAGCAAGGATAAACATAACGTTCCTGTTTGATGATTGTACTTTTTGTGCAACATATCAAGCGTGGGCTGTTGTTTATTTGCTACAAGGTGTTTGGCGATACCTCTAA
- a CDS encoding DNA polymerase-3 subunit epsilon (product_source=KO:K02342; cath_funfam=3.30.420.10; cog=COG0847; ko=KO:K02342; pfam=PF00929; smart=SM00479; superfamily=53098), which yields MINFAAIDFETANHKHSSICSLGIVIVENGIITDKIYRLIRPQPNFYCSWATDIHGLSYYDTLNEPEFPEVWKNIKPKLTSLPLVAHNSSFDANCLKAVHDLYGIQYPNYEFHCTYRMAKRKFPNLENHQLHTVAKHIGYDLGNHHHALADAEACAEIAKIII from the coding sequence ATGATAAATTTTGCAGCCATTGATTTTGAAACAGCAAACCACAAGCATTCAAGCATCTGTAGCTTGGGGATTGTAATTGTAGAGAATGGTATTATCACTGATAAGATATACCGCCTTATACGTCCACAACCAAATTTCTATTGTTCTTGGGCTACAGACATTCACGGATTGTCTTATTATGACACACTAAACGAACCTGAATTTCCTGAAGTTTGGAAGAATATAAAACCTAAACTAACAAGTCTCCCTTTGGTTGCACACAATAGCTCTTTTGATGCTAATTGTTTAAAAGCAGTTCACGATTTATATGGAATACAATATCCAAATTATGAATTTCACTGTACTTATCGAATGGCTAAAAGAAAGTTCCCAAACTTGGAAAATCATCAGTTGCACACAGTTGCAAAACATATTGGATATGACTTGGGAAATCATCATCACGCCTTGGCTGATGCAGAGGCGTGTGCGGAAATAGCTAAAATAATAATCTAA
- a CDS encoding uncharacterized protein with ParB-like and HNH nuclease domain (product_source=COG1479; cath_funfam=3.40.50.10190; cog=COG1479; pfam=PF03235; superfamily=110849,46689), with amino-acid sequence MSNNKIELKSISELLGINFFIPSYQRGYRWTGQQVKDLLEDINDFVPKEIDKSNEKTWYCLQPVIVKKKEEAWEVIDGQQRLTTIYLILHYLNQGYVENRRRKLFDLEYETRNTDKLNSKDFLMNIGNKNEFEALSNIDYWHIFQAYQTIEEWFRVRNNSVDSDFESKLLKNSQVIWYETNDKDAVTIFTRINMGKIPLTNAELIKALFLNRANFEMKNFVDEERLRLKQLEIATEWDFMELTLQNDEFWMFLNRDENKKDTRIEILFELIIGLPEIRHNDKVFIKTFEEYYNETRDNYYTYRKFDKKFKNKSEEEIKNNWKEIKQYFQIIQDWFNDRELYHKIGFLITIGENINTLIDASKKKNKLDFREWIDNVILYTNVEKKEYRYNYQLSDIKYGNGMIRQILLLHNIQTMLNNEKANSRFPFNRYKKEKWDIEHIHAKASEAKIKDDFKEQQIWLSENFEKNETVHNNEEMNNRVQKLLEGLLEEKGDKFQEIIDYVLGEPDDDLKNLCLLDKGTNRSYKNDSFKNKRKKIIEQEKKGTFIPICTRNIFLKYYSEELKQLGQWSETDRIAYLENIKDVLRKYLPTQK; translated from the coding sequence ATGAGTAACAATAAAATTGAATTAAAATCAATCAGTGAATTATTAGGAATAAATTTTTTCATTCCTTCTTATCAGCGAGGATACCGCTGGACAGGACAGCAAGTGAAAGACTTGCTGGAAGATATTAATGATTTTGTTCCAAAAGAGATTGATAAATCTAATGAGAAAACTTGGTATTGTTTACAACCGGTTATTGTAAAAAAGAAAGAAGAAGCATGGGAAGTTATTGATGGACAACAGCGATTGACAACGATCTATTTGATATTGCATTACCTTAATCAAGGTTATGTTGAAAATCGAAGACGTAAACTGTTTGACTTAGAATATGAAACGAGAAATACAGACAAACTAAACAGTAAAGACTTCTTAATGAATATAGGCAATAAGAATGAGTTCGAAGCTTTGTCTAACATTGATTATTGGCATATTTTTCAAGCATATCAAACTATAGAGGAATGGTTTAGAGTAAGAAATAATTCCGTTGATTCTGACTTTGAATCGAAGCTCCTTAAAAACAGCCAAGTAATATGGTATGAAACGAATGATAAAGACGCTGTAACAATCTTTACTCGTATCAATATGGGGAAAATTCCGTTGACAAACGCAGAACTTATAAAAGCCTTATTTTTGAACAGAGCAAATTTTGAAATGAAAAATTTTGTTGATGAAGAGAGGCTTCGTCTGAAACAATTAGAGATAGCGACTGAATGGGATTTTATGGAGCTCACTCTTCAGAATGATGAGTTTTGGATGTTCCTAAACAGAGACGAAAATAAAAAAGATACACGGATTGAAATATTATTTGAGCTGATTATTGGATTGCCCGAAATAAGACATAACGATAAAGTGTTTATTAAAACTTTTGAAGAATATTACAACGAAACCAGAGATAACTATTATACATATAGAAAATTTGATAAGAAATTCAAGAATAAATCAGAGGAGGAAATAAAAAATAATTGGAAAGAAATAAAACAATATTTTCAAATAATACAAGACTGGTTTAATGATCGTGAATTGTATCATAAAATAGGTTTTTTAATTACTATTGGAGAAAATATAAATACTTTAATAGACGCATCCAAAAAGAAAAATAAACTTGATTTTAGAGAGTGGATTGATAATGTAATTTTGTACACCAACGTCGAAAAAAAAGAATACAGATACAATTATCAGCTCTCAGATATTAAGTATGGCAATGGAATGATAAGACAGATATTGTTATTGCACAATATTCAAACAATGCTGAATAATGAAAAAGCAAATTCTCGCTTCCCTTTTAATCGCTATAAAAAAGAAAAATGGGATATTGAACATATCCACGCGAAGGCATCAGAAGCAAAAATAAAAGATGATTTTAAGGAACAACAAATATGGTTATCTGAAAATTTTGAAAAAAATGAAACTGTTCACAATAATGAGGAGATGAATAATCGAGTTCAAAAGTTATTAGAAGGCCTGTTAGAAGAAAAAGGCGATAAATTTCAAGAAATAATAGACTATGTATTAGGTGAACCTGATGATGATTTGAAAAATTTATGCTTGTTGGATAAAGGAACTAATCGCTCTTATAAAAATGACTCTTTTAAGAACAAGAGAAAAAAGATTATCGAACAAGAGAAAAAAGGAACTTTTATTCCAATATGCACAAGAAATATCTTTCTGAAATATTATTCAGAAGAACTTAAGCAATTAGGGCAATGGTCAGAGACGGATAGAATTGCATATCTTGAAAACATCAAAGATGTTTTGAGAAAATATTTACCAACACAAAAATAA